A window of Deinococcus radiotolerans genomic DNA:
GGCGTGACCAGCATGAGCCTCGTGGGCCGCTGGATCGCCCGCTGGGGCAGCGCGGCCGTCACCCGCGTCTCCACCGTGCTGTTCCTCCTCAGCCTGCTGCTGCCCGTCTTCGCGCCCAGCCTCCTGACCCTGATCGTGGCGCTGGCCCTGCTGGGCGCCGCGAACGGCGTCATGGACGTCGCCATGAACGCCCAGGGCGTCACGGTCGAACGCACCCTGGGCCGCCCCATCATGAGCCGCCTGCACGCCTACTTCAGCCTGGGCGGCCTGATCGGCGCGGGCCTGGGCAGCCTCCTGATTGGCCGCGTCTCCATCCCCCTGCACGCGGGCCTGGTGGTCGCCGCCACGCTGATCCTGGCCGCCGTGACGCTGCGCCTGCTGATCCCCGACCCGGCCGACACCGACCCGCAGGACAACGGGCAGCCCGCCACCACCGCCCCCGGCTCGCTGCTCAGCCTGCCGGTGCTGCTGCTGGGCCTGCTGTGCTTCCTCGGCATGCTGGCCGAGGGCGCCAACTACGACTGGGCCGCCCTGTACTTCCGCGACGTCCTGACCGTTCCCGGCGGCGCCGCCGGTCTGGGCTACGCCGCATTCGTCGCCACGATGACCCTGGGCCGCTGGTTCGGTGACCTGGGCCGCGCCCGCCTCGGCGACGAGCAGATCGTGCGTGTCGGCTCGCTTGTTACCGCGCTGGGCCTCGCCCTGGCGCTGCTTTGGCGCGACCCGGTCCCCGCCACGCTGGGTTTCGCGCTGTCCGGCCTGGGCCTCAGCAACGTCGTTCCGGTCATGTACGGCACCGCCGGGCACGCCCTGGCCGGGCGCGGCATCGCCGCTGTCGCCGCCAT
This region includes:
- a CDS encoding MFS transporter; the encoded protein is MTTTAAHTTPTQPRAEAARRALNTIFMVNGAVFATWAVNIPGVRDGLDLTPAQIGVALLASGLGGVTSMSLVGRWIARWGSAAVTRVSTVLFLLSLLLPVFAPSLLTLIVALALLGAANGVMDVAMNAQGVTVERTLGRPIMSRLHAYFSLGGLIGAGLGSLLIGRVSIPLHAGLVVAATLILAAVTLRLLIPDPADTDPQDNGQPATTAPGSLLSLPVLLLGLLCFLGMLAEGANYDWAALYFRDVLTVPGGAAGLGYAAFVATMTLGRWFGDLGRARLGDEQIVRVGSLVTALGLALALLWRDPVPATLGFALSGLGLSNVVPVMYGTAGHALAGRGIAAVAAIGYGGFLLGPPVIGFVADHVGLTWALGIALGSAALITLLGGRAFALIRR